AGGTTCGCCCGGGCGCCCACGTGCAGGAACGTCGTGGGCGCCGACGTGGCGATCGTCTTCCACAGGATCGCCTGGCTGCTCACGCCCAGGCAGATGCCGAACGCCGACACGGGGAACCGGAGCAGGAACGGCCACTTCTTGTCCGACGGCAGCACCAGCTCCTCGGACGACTTGAGCTTGTCCAGCTCGGGGCCCTCCAGCGCCGCGAAGAAGCGGTCCACCTTGGGCATGGACGTGCAGCGGCTGGCCGTCGTGATGGCGtcctcgccgtcctcctcgTGCGCCTCCGTCGGCGCGCCCGTCAGCTGGGTCAGCTGCCGCTCCAGCTTCCCGGAGAAGGTCTTGAACGAGTCGTAGGGCTTGTCCCGGCTCATGgccctgctgctgccggcgcGGCCCGCCCGGGCGCGCGCCGGCTGCCCGCCGGGGATGGGCTGCGACCGGAACACCACCTTGTCCGGCTGGTGCGCGAACCGGACGCTCCCTGCAGCTCCCTGCTGCTTGTCCTGCGGCTGCGCACCCGGCGTCGACGGctgcgcctcgccgcgcgccgcggcgttcGCCATGGCCTGCCGCCGCAGCCCGTCCGGGTCGCccccggcgcccgcgccgctcgccaccgccgcggggATGGCCGGCGCGCCGAAGCCGCTCGGCGACACGGGGAAGCTGATGGACAGCGGCTGCATCGAGCGGTAGCCCGGCGCCTGGAACGGCGATTCCAGCGGCGGGAGCACCACCTCGCTGCGGCGCGTCACGCGCTCCATCGGCGGCACCTGCATTATTTATTAGCCGCGAGCGAGCACGCGGAGATGATCATCAGTACGGTACCTCCATGTTCGCCGTGAACGAACGGCGGCGCGTGAGGAGCTCGATCGGAGCCTCGGAGGAAGGTAGGTATAGCCTTATAGGTAGGTGCTCCACTCACCCCGGGGCGGGACGCCTTCTTGGGGCTGGGCTGCGGGCgcgggctcggcgcggcggcgtcctgGTGGCGCGggctcggcgtggcggcgccCGGGTGGCGCGGGTTCGGCGTCGGGGTGACGTCGAATCCGGGCAGGTTGGAGACCTCGACGTCGGCGagaagcggcggcacggcgcgggGCGTGGTGCCGTTGCTGTTGCCGTTGGCCCCCTCCATGGCTCACTCCGCCGACTGAGAGCGAGAGAGACCTGCGCGGCGCAAATTGATCTTGCAAGTGAGCACACCAGCTGGGAACTCAACTTATATAAACAGAGGAACAGTGAGGCCACAGCAgagaaagcaaaagaaaaaaggcaGCTAAAAAAAGTCGTCGCCCAACTGCTGGGAGCAAAGATCAACAGAGGAACCATGTGAGACCTTACAAGTGTCGACGCGCCCCAGCTGGACTACGAAAAAAACCTGATGGTCAGATTTGGCAGGACGCTACGACAAGCAGGAGATGGAGAAGTCTGGACGGTTCCTGCGAGTTGCTGGGCAGACAGGAGACGACGATCGACCTATCTATCGCAACACCAGCAGAACACTTCCGATGAAGAAAAGGTTGTCGATCGAGGACGCTGTGCAGGGCAAAGGCGTTGGGCCCTTTTTAAATGGCCAGTAGCTGCTGACTGGTTGCATTGGTTGGCAGGCAGTGGCGCCAGCATCGGAAAGAAAAGGCCCCCAGATGAGGTAAGCGAGCGGATCGGAGGAGCCTGCTGATTTTGCTGAACTGCAACGGATTTGCGCGCGTCACCCGGCTGCCAGAAGTGGGCACGCGCAACAGCAAATCGGGGGTTCCGTTTCTTCTGTTGCGTGGCGGGCACACACCGTGTCATACCAAGGGGGCCAAGCTTGGCAGCCGGGCGGCACCCTGCAACGTAACCGACCGATGGCCTTAGCTAACGTTGGAGCGTAGAGGAACTCGTAACAGACAGACTCGTTCCTGGAAATTCAGACACGGGGGCGCCGAGGTGCATGCCAAGGGCGTGACAAGAAAAATGTCGGCAGCAATCGGTTTTGCTTGTGCTCCTTTCAGGCAGAATTTGGCGTTGTCGCGGCAACCAAATCCAAACGAAAAGGAGCGCTTTTATGACGATGGATGGACCAATGATCCGAGTACCACGCCACACCGTCTAACAATTCCGCCAACTCAGAGGCGTGGCCACGCATGGCTGGAGAGTGCTGCGTGAAATCTACTCCCCCCGTGCCAAAAGAATGCAACTCTCGCTCTcgaaaaaattaaatattttcaaatttgactaaatttatataaattaatattaatatttatattataaaataaatattattattatatacGGCAATGCTATTCTACACCCTTGGTGTAAGATGTTATTCTACACTCACCTTTAATTACTAGTAAAAATAATCATCAAAATACTGGACTAAATCTATCAGTAATAGCTCGCTCTTGTTCAGTAATCATCAAAATACTAGACTAAATTTATCAAAGTTTAGGGACCTAGATAgacgatttgagagtttagAGACTCAGATAAAATCTCGGAACAAGTTTGGGGACCCGTGGTACAATTTACTCTACCTTAAAATTATTTAACTTCTCGGGAAAGGAGAGTTGAATTCTTTTAGATATAGTACGAAGCGAGTACCCAACAATGACGACACCGCTGGCTCGCGTTGGCATCGTATTGGTGGCGTATGAACAGTGAGGTCCTGGAGGCCGTGAAGAACTGAAGATTGACGACTGtacggtggcggagcgcaccagGTGTGCATGCAGACATCAAATCCAAGGGGCCCTGCCCCTGTCACTACTATGCTACAGTGCGCAGCAGGACCTATAGATTGAAAACGGCGGCGAGGCGTGCGCCGTCGTCCGGACGCGACCAACCGCGCGCTAGCGCTAGCGCTAGCTGGACAcgaacggggggggggggggggggggggggggccgtCGCCGTCACCGAAATCTCGCCGGAGCAGCGGTAGGTCCACGTACGCCGCCGTGACCGGGGCGCGCCGAGAGGGGGCGCAGCGCAGGCTACAACTGGTGGTGTACGGATCTGACGGTCGGGTGTGTTGTGCCCTTGCGCAAAAGCTAGGATTTTTAATCATGGTTAGCCGGAGCAAGCGCGTCGATCGGTCAGCCTCGGCCGCCAATGCAATCAACGGAGGCGGCACGTAATCCACGCCGTAATCCTCGGCCTCGCTCGCCGCGCAAGGTCCAGCCAATCACACGCTCGCGCGCGTTCGGCGCGTCGCGgtcggacgccggcggcggcgtcgtgcgACCGCGACCCAGGGGTACTGCGCCGAGTGGCGAGTAGCAGAATATAATTAACTGATTGATCATCAATTAACTAATCGGCGAGCCAGCGGGGGTATAATAATAAGAAGAACAAGTAATATAATCCAGCGAGATGAGATGGGTCATCGTAACCTGCAGGTGGGAGGATCGGGAGGGAGatgccgacggcggcggtggcggccggcaccACGCGAcggctctgcctctgcctctgcttcTGCCTgcagggtgtgtgtgtgtgtgtgggatacGCCGCCGAGGTGGCGCTGGCGCGCGGCGCCGCTGGCTCGCCGCCGGGAGATGAGCAGCACGCAGCTAGCGCAAGCCACCACGGCCGGGCAGGTCCCACCACGCGGTTCCGTAACCTAATAACGGGAGGGGGCGCctgctgtgctgtgctgtgctgtgccTCGCTGGACGCACCGGGACGCTAGCCAGCTAaagatggcggcggctgggCTGGCTTCCTGTGCCTGGCCACACCGCGCGGCGCACGCGCCACCGCACCCCGGGACTCCCGGCCCGCCGCGTCGCCTTGCCGTGTCGCGCAACTGTTCCTGCGCTGGCGGCCCGGGCCGGCCGTGTAAGCTGCAGCGGCGATGATCTTGCTGGTCCCCAACCCGGCCTGACAGCTCAGGTCCGACTGATCTTACTTGGAAGGAATCGATGCAGAGGAGAAGATAAAGCCGGACACGGCGGAGGAACTTGCAAGCGAGCCGCATGCAGGTGACCAAAACCAAACGGCCGGATCGGACTGAGAAGCCGCAGCAGAGCCATGTGGTAGGGGCAGCAAGGATCGCCGGAGATCTCGTTCGGCGTCGGGGTGTGTCGTCGGATTCGGATCCGCCCACTGGCAGGCAGTGGCTGCGTGGCTGGGTTGGTCGAGGCAGCCGATTGTGACTGACGTGGAATCACATGCAAGTCCCTCcttccatcatcatcatcagaaaACACCGCGACGCTATGCAAAACAGCTTGGTTCCGTAAGGGAAAGGCGGGCCTTTTCCTTCCGGAAAATTTATTCATCACATATGCGAGCTCCTACGGTCACATCGCATACGCATTGTGCATCTTCCTAGCGAGCTCCGGTAGCCGGACTTCGGGAGGTTTGGGTTGCCGGAGGGCCAGTGGTCACAGGCAGCTTTAGAAGAGGGGGGTTGCGGGCTTGACATACGGTGGGCTAGGGACAGAGCAGGGCTGCGACCTTCACTTGTGGTGGGGGCAGCACCGGGCCATGGGATCCAGCCGCGGTATCTGCCGGAGACCGGAGAGATgatcggcggcgggggcgagtcTCTTTCTCTCTTGTGCGACTGCTCCTTTCGTAGCAACGGCGACCTCAGCCACTAGTAGCTACCAGTTCAACAAGAGTAGCTTACTGAGTTACTCTCCTCTTGAAATCCTAGGAATTTTACTGGAACCGTCGATCTACAATCTCTCGCGATATTTAGCCAAAACTAGATTTCCATCAGGGCGTGTGGGTTTGCTTCCTGCTTGCTTGTGCGTCTGACTAAAATAGTTCTAATTTTTTTCTGTTTATTACCAGTTTGTTTGCTTTCAGAGCATCAATGATCAATCTTTGGTTTccttatattaaaaaaaatgatcAAGCTTTGGTGCGCACCAGGCACGCGATGCGTGATCGATCGGTGGTGTACTTGCTACAGCCATGTGGCATGTGGCATTGTCCAGGGAATCCTATTCCCCATCTCTtggatcctttttttttccttgctcTGATAGGTAGTCCGAGTGCTTCCTCTGCGCCAGCGGCCACCGCAGAATTACTCTCGCCACATTCCACGGCCGAATGATGCAAACATGCATGATGTGTGCTAGCTAGTAAGCTCCACATCACATGTCGTTACTGTGTCCGCTCTCTTTACACTGGTGCTTGTACACTGGAGCTTTATTCAGTGGGCAATAATGCAATGCCCCATGGCAGCGATGGCTACTctgttcttctttcttttcccccTTACAGAAAACAGGGTACCGTAAAGCTTGTGATGAAGAAAAAGTTGTGGCCAATGTTTAGAAAGGAAAGACTCGGTTAGCCAGTGAGCTCTTAGGCTGGGTGACCCTCAAACTGAACAATGACTAGCTAGTAGCGTAAACGTAACAAAGCAACCTAGTACTCTTTCGTGCGATTCAATTTTACGTTTCTATGATCTTCGTTAATTGGATTCATCCGGAAGGGGTCGTAGGACTGACTCGGACAAAGCACAACCCAGTTGTTGAAGTCGAGTATGACCTTCTATCCAATCGAAAGAAGGAGCAAAGGCTTTTCAGTAAAGTATATGTTTTTTTAGTGGCCCTTGCATTCCAATTTCAAAGTACCGTTTGACCAAAGAAAAAGCCTCTTCCTGACACGATTGATTTGTCCTTGAGGATCCGCCATTAACTCTCTCATACCTACTAATTGGTGTATCTAAGATGCATTTCCTCTGGCTCATTAAAAAGACATTAGATAGATAGGACTTCCCTATTAGAACAGACTGTTCGAAGGAAGGGATCTCCTGTT
The nucleotide sequence above comes from Panicum virgatum strain AP13 chromosome 3K, P.virgatum_v5, whole genome shotgun sequence. Encoded proteins:
- the LOC120697089 gene encoding S-type anion channel SLAH2-like, translated to MEGANGNSNGTTPRAVPPLLADVEVSNLPGFDVTPTPNPRHPGAATPSPRHQDAAAPSPRPQPSPKKASRPGVPPMERVTRRSEVVLPPLESPFQAPGYRSMQPLSISFPVSPSGFGAPAIPAAVASGAGAGGDPDGLRRQAMANAAARGEAQPSTPGAQPQDKQQGAAGSVRFAHQPDKVVFRSQPIPGGQPARARAGRAGSSRAMSRDKPYDSFKTFSGKLERQLTQLTGAPTEAHEEDGEDAITTASRCTSMPKVDRFFAALEGPELDKLKSSEELVLPSDKKWPFLLRFPVSAFGICLGVSSQAILWKTIATSAPTTFLHVGARANLVLWCISVALMCAVTAVYALKVAFFFEAVRREYYHPIRVNFFFAPWIACLFLAIGVPPSVASELPRWLWYALMAPVLVLELKIYGQWMSGGQRRLSRVANPSNHLSVVGNFVGALLGASMGLREGPVFFFAVGLAHYSVLFVTLYQRLPTNETLPKELHPVFFLFVAAPSVASMAWARITGEFGYGARVAYFIAMFLYASLAVRINFFRGFRFSLAWWAYTFPMTGAAIASIRYSSEVDNTFTKALCVALSAVAVLTVAALFATTLVHAFVLRNLFPNDISIAITERKMKPIMELHESQGEDGSTKSNDIEAGGGAQ